The nucleotide window TCGGTCATATCCAAATATATTTATCGTTGGTTTTGCAAAGGTCGGACGTTTCCGAACCGTTGCTAACGAGGTCGGTACAACTATTTTTTAAGATTTTTATAAATAGTCTATTCACAACGGTTTACAGATGTATTTTCTTCCAAAAACAGAAAGAAAAATTGGTGAAACAGTCGGTATAGTGGGGCTAACAACGAAAAACACCCGATTTTGACCTGAATCAGCATCAAAATCGGATGTTTGGGGATAAATACCGATGTCGGTATTTTATTTTCTGCCCATACGACGCAGTAAAGCGTTTTTCAATTTATCAAGATATGGTGTTGGGGTATTTCTGGTCTTCAAATCGTCTAAAACCCGTGAGAGTTGGCTGTCTAACTGGATATTAAATACATTTTGGATATAGCTGTGGAGTTGTGTAAGAGGCACATCACCAAACGCACCCTCACTATCCCATGATAAGATTTGCTCCTGTAATTCGGCTTTTGTTCCCTTCCATGTCAGTTTGACGGCAGGAAAGCCGAATGAACCCATTATTAGATTGTTGTTTTCGCTTAAAGCTTCTATTTCCCTCGCTAAATAATCAGAAAGCATATCATTTGATAAAATTTTTGTTACTTTAAAATCGCAGTTTGTTGTAAAGTTGGGGTCAAATTCGTGAGAAAATGTTTCCATATACTGCTCCGTATCTGTTTGT belongs to Bacteroidales bacterium and includes:
- a CDS encoding RteC domain-containing protein is translated as MIQFTSRLKKEVDAEIERIEHMEISSMTKSLEASRVLREAYTQLKAFVSSYAFSSEEEEILFFKEIKPRLCFRLIYYRKLHNVEMDRPTGTEKQREYLNDLLNGINKYNSKRLDFIRYYRSGSSHLDSLYFLRGQTDTEQYMETFSHEFDPNFTTNCDFKVTKILSNDMLSDYLAREIEALSENNNLIMGSFGFPAVKLTWKGTKAELQEQILSWDSEGAFGDVPLTQLHSYIQNVFNIQLDSQLSRVLDDLKTRNTPTPYLDKLKNALLRRMGRK